From the Streptomyces sp. Tu 2975 genome, one window contains:
- a CDS encoding allantoate amidohydrolase: MWRDLLPIGRDASTGGYRRYAWTAADADCRSWFRAQAESRGLAHETDRNGNQWAWLGDPAQGDAVVTGSHLDSVPDGGAFDGPLGVVTSFAALDELRRRGVEFTRPLSVTNFGDEEGARFGLACVGSRLSAGQLTREKAYELRDADGISLPQAMEAAGYDPAAIGPDPERLARIGAFVELHVEQGRALDLSGDAVGIASAIWPHGRWRFDFAGEANHAGTTRLADRRDPMLTYAQTVLAARQEAELAGAVATFGKVSVEPNGVNAIPSLVRGWLDSRAPDQATLDTVVAAVEQAARERAERNGVELSVVQESFTPVIEFEHALRDELNKILGGAVPVLGTGAGHDAGILSTSVPTAMLFVRNPTGVSHSPAESADEDDCVAGVLALADVLEGLACR; this comes from the coding sequence CGTCCACCGGCGGGTACCGCAGGTACGCCTGGACCGCCGCCGACGCCGACTGCCGGTCGTGGTTCAGGGCACAGGCAGAGTCCCGCGGCCTCGCACACGAGACCGACCGCAACGGCAACCAGTGGGCCTGGCTCGGCGACCCCGCCCAGGGCGACGCCGTCGTCACCGGCTCGCACCTCGACTCCGTACCGGACGGCGGAGCCTTCGACGGCCCGCTCGGCGTCGTGACCTCATTCGCCGCCCTCGACGAACTCCGACGCAGGGGAGTGGAGTTCACCCGGCCCCTCTCCGTCACCAACTTCGGTGACGAGGAGGGCGCCCGGTTCGGCCTCGCCTGCGTCGGGTCCCGGCTCAGTGCCGGGCAGCTCACGCGGGAGAAGGCGTACGAACTCCGGGACGCGGACGGCATCAGCCTCCCGCAGGCCATGGAGGCGGCCGGGTACGACCCGGCCGCCATCGGTCCCGACCCCGAACGCCTCGCCCGGATCGGCGCGTTCGTGGAACTGCACGTCGAGCAGGGCCGCGCCCTCGACCTGTCGGGCGACGCCGTCGGTATCGCGTCCGCCATCTGGCCGCACGGCCGCTGGCGGTTCGACTTCGCCGGTGAGGCCAACCACGCCGGCACCACCCGGCTCGCCGACCGGCGCGACCCGATGCTGACGTACGCGCAGACCGTCCTCGCCGCGCGCCAGGAGGCGGAACTCGCGGGCGCGGTGGCCACGTTCGGAAAGGTCTCCGTGGAGCCGAACGGCGTGAACGCCATCCCGTCCCTGGTGCGCGGCTGGCTGGACTCCCGGGCGCCCGACCAGGCCACCCTCGACACGGTCGTCGCCGCCGTCGAACAGGCGGCGCGGGAGCGCGCCGAGCGTAACGGCGTGGAGCTCTCGGTCGTACAGGAGTCGTTCACGCCGGTGATCGAGTTCGAGCACGCCCTGCGCGACGAGCTGAACAAGATCCTCGGGGGTGCCGTCCCCGTGCTCGGCACAGGCGCGGGACACGACGCGGGGATCCTCTCCACGTCCGTCCCGACCGCCATGCTGTTCGTACGCAACCCCACCGGTGTCTCGCACTCCCCGGCCGAGTCGGCGGACGAGGACGACTGCGTGGCCGGGGTTCTCGCACTCGCCGACGTACTGGAGGGCCTGGCGTGCAGGTGA